In Dermacentor silvarum isolate Dsil-2018 chromosome 2, BIME_Dsil_1.4, whole genome shotgun sequence, the following proteins share a genomic window:
- the LOC119443142 gene encoding RNA-binding protein MEX3B, with protein MPASLFPEMERSSGGLEDQRALQLALELSMLGLNNENDSLHPNLEADTRNKKSQNTTECVPVPSSEHVAEIVGRQGCKIKALRAKTNTYIKTPVRGEEPVFVVTGRKEDVAAAKREILSAAEHFSQIRAQRKNHLNGSLAPGPNSNIPGQTTLQVRVPYRVVGLVVGPKGATIKRIQQQTNTYIVTPSRDKEPVFEVTGLPESVEAAKREIEAHIAMRTGGGLGEEEPSEFSEVFGFPPKLYGFAYESDEGLGDSPTFDPAGLPWDGRVAPRSGGVDSVASSPTDSLGSGPKRGKRDCVVCFESEVVAALVPCGHNMFCMECANRVCGKLEPLCPVCNQPCAHAMRIYS; from the exons ATGCCTGCTAGTCTGTTTCCCGAGATGGAGCGCAGCAGCGGGGGTCTCGAAGACCAACGAGCGCTGCAGTTAGCGCTCGAGCTCTCCATGCTGGGACTGAACAACGAAAATGACTCTCTGCATCCTAACCTGGAAGCGGACACGAGGAACAAAAAAAGCCAGAACACGACGGAGTGCGTCCCTGTGCCTAGTTCAGAGCACGTCGCAGAGATCGTCGGCCGGCAAG GCTGCAAAATCAAGGCTCTTCGTGCCAAGACCAACACATACATCAAAACACCAGTGCGAGGAGAAGAGCCCGTGTTTGTGGTCACTGGACGGAAAGAGGACGTTGCAGCAGCAAAGCGAGAAATCCTGTCAGCAGCTGAGCACTTCAGCCAGATTCGGGCACAGCGAAAGAACCACCTCAACGGCAGCTTGGCCCCAGGCCCCAACTCTAACATTCCAG GCCAGACGACGTTGCAGGTACGAGTGCCGTACCGAGTAGTAGGGCTGGTAGTCGGACCCAAAGGAGCCACCATCAAGCGCATCCAGCAGCAGACCAACACGTACATCGTCACCCCTAGCAGAGACAAAGAGCCCGTGTTTGAGGTGACGGGCCTGCCGGAAAGCGTGGAGGCAGCCAAGCGAGAGATCGAGGCGCACATAGCCATGCGCACAGGCGGTGGGCTTGGCGAAGAGGAGCCCTCGGAATTCTCAGAGGTGTTTGGCTTCCCACCCAAGCTGTACGGCTTCGCGTACGAGTCGGACGAAGGTCTTGGGGACTCTCCGACTTTCGACCCCGCAGGGCTGCCCTGGGACGGTCGGGTAGCGCCACGCAGTGGTGGTGTGGACAGCGTGGCTAGCTCACCGACCGACTCCCTGGGCTCTGGCCCAAAGCGGGGCAAGCGCGACTGCGTGGTGTGCTTTGAGAGCGAGGTGGTGGCAGCTCTGGTGCCCTGCGGCCACAACATGTTCTGCATGGAATGCGCCAACCGGGTGTGCGGCAAGCTCGAGCCCCTGTGCCCAGTGTGCAACCAGCCGTGCGCGCACGCAATGCGCATCTACTCCTAG